Proteins encoded within one genomic window of Citrobacter amalonaticus Y19:
- a CDS encoding diguanylate cyclase regulator RdcB family protein — protein MTNALLEGPGRTLECIHPKFMVDLVQGEEPKRAGGTLQQQQFRERLTQEILSRTQLRAWAMAGMFSEHPMMRLKLVEKLAGMLDPGHLALTRISARLQVLQQTDLSRGPTIPGLAQQLTSLSEWFRQRSAWKEKALSLRGLTVQAGEHSEQVFTRWLAGAYEGWSLPGRCFIALEELRWGPFGDACRLANPDVAAMLKDNLRAMAANYLAHSINAAPTTRHYYHQWLNTTATAGSGEYSDMLSWLGDWCEADKHPVCWSVTQRWQTVALGMPRLCSAKRLVDAMVEEVFPPSPLML, from the coding sequence ATGACAAACGCGTTACTGGAAGGCCCCGGACGGACGCTGGAGTGTATCCACCCGAAGTTTATGGTCGATCTGGTTCAGGGAGAAGAACCGAAACGGGCAGGCGGTACGCTGCAACAGCAGCAGTTCCGCGAACGCCTGACGCAGGAGATCCTCTCCCGGACGCAGTTACGGGCGTGGGCCATGGCCGGAATGTTCAGCGAACATCCGATGATGCGCCTGAAACTGGTGGAAAAACTGGCGGGCATGCTCGATCCGGGCCACCTGGCGCTGACGCGAATCTCTGCGCGATTGCAGGTTTTGCAACAGACGGACCTCTCTCGCGGGCCGACCATTCCCGGACTGGCTCAACAGCTTACGTCGCTGAGCGAATGGTTTCGCCAGCGCAGCGCCTGGAAGGAGAAGGCGCTGAGCCTGCGTGGTCTCACGGTACAGGCCGGGGAACACAGCGAGCAGGTGTTTACCCGCTGGCTGGCGGGGGCGTATGAGGGGTGGTCGTTACCGGGCCGCTGCTTTATTGCGCTGGAAGAGTTGCGCTGGGGGCCGTTTGGCGATGCCTGTCGTCTGGCGAATCCGGACGTGGCGGCGATGCTGAAAGACAATCTCCGGGCGATGGCGGCAAACTATCTGGCCCACAGCATCAATGCCGCGCCCACGACGCGTCACTACTATCACCAGTGGCTAAATACCACTGCGACCGCCGGTTCAGGCGAGTACAGCGATATGCTGAGCTGGCTGGGAGACTGGTGTGAGGCGGATAAACATCCGGTGTGCTGGTCGGTGACGCAGCGCTGGCAGACGGTTGCGCTGGGTATGCCGCGACTCTGTTCGGCAAAACGGCTGGTGGATGCGATGGTTGAAGAGGTATTTCCCCCCTCTCCCCTCATGCTTTGA
- the pmrB gene encoding two-component system sensor histidine kinase PmrB: MNLKRFLRQPMTLRRRLMITIGMILLVFQLISTFWLWHESTEQIQLFEQALRDNRNNDRHIMHEIREAVASLIVPSVFMVGLTLFICYQAVRRITRPLANLQQELETRTADNLSPIEIHSSTVEIEAVVSALNQLVNRLTATIENERLFTADVAHELRTPLSGVRLHLELLSKAHNVDVAPLLGRLDQMMDSVSQLLQLARVGQSFSSGNYQQVRLLEDVILPSYDELSTMLEQREQTLLLPDSHGDVIVQGDATLLRMLLRNLVENAHRYSPEGTTIAITLNADDEATMAVEDEGPGIDESKCGELSKAFVRMDSRYGGIGLGLSIVSRITQLHHGQFFLQNRSGTTGTRASVILKKV; this comes from the coding sequence TTGAATCTGAAGCGTTTTCTGCGCCAGCCAATGACCCTGCGTCGGCGGTTGATGATAACCATCGGCATGATTTTGCTGGTTTTCCAGCTTATCAGCACCTTCTGGCTCTGGCACGAAAGCACCGAGCAGATCCAGTTGTTTGAACAGGCGCTGCGGGATAACCGTAATAACGATCGCCACATCATGCATGAAATCCGCGAGGCGGTCGCCAGTCTGATCGTCCCCAGCGTGTTTATGGTGGGGTTAACGCTGTTCATTTGCTATCAGGCCGTTCGCCGCATCACCCGCCCGCTCGCCAATCTGCAACAGGAGTTAGAGACCCGCACGGCGGATAATCTCTCCCCCATCGAAATTCACAGCTCGACGGTCGAAATTGAAGCGGTTGTTTCCGCACTCAACCAACTGGTGAATCGACTGACCGCGACCATCGAGAACGAACGCCTGTTTACCGCCGACGTTGCGCATGAGCTGCGAACGCCGTTATCGGGTGTCCGTCTGCATCTGGAGCTGCTGTCAAAAGCGCATAACGTGGATGTCGCACCGCTGCTTGGTCGTCTTGATCAAATGATGGACAGCGTCTCGCAGCTCTTACAACTCGCCCGCGTGGGCCAGTCCTTTTCATCGGGAAATTATCAGCAGGTCAGGCTGCTGGAAGATGTGATCCTGCCGTCTTACGATGAGCTGAGCACCATGCTGGAACAGCGCGAACAGACGCTACTGTTGCCCGACAGCCACGGCGATGTCATCGTGCAGGGCGACGCGACATTACTGCGGATGCTGCTGCGCAATCTGGTGGAAAACGCCCATCGCTACAGCCCGGAAGGAACCACCATCGCCATTACGCTGAATGCCGATGATGAGGCAACCATGGCGGTAGAAGATGAAGGGCCGGGGATCGACGAGAGCAAGTGCGGCGAACTCAGCAAAGCCTTCGTACGCATGGACAGCCGTTACGGCGGAATCGGATTGGGGTTAAGCATTGTCAGCCGCATTACGCAGCTGCATCACGGCCAGTTTTTCCTGCAAAATCGCAGTGGAACAACCGGAACCCGCGCGTCGGTGATATTGAAGAAGGTTTAG
- the kdgT gene encoding 2-keto-3-deoxygluconate transporter, which translates to MRIKATIERIPGGMMLIPLLLGAVVNTLAPNTGAYFGSFTKGMITGTVPILAVWFFCIGASIDLRATGTVLRKSGTLVITKIAVAWAVAMIAASFIPDTGIQTGFFAGLSVLAIVSAMDMTNGGLYASLMNQYGTKEESGAFVLMSLESGPLMTMVILGAAGLGSFEPHHFIGAVLPFLVGFTLGNLDHDLRAFFSKATPVLIPFFGFALGNTINLGVIVDTGLLGILLGVAVIIITGIPLIIADRVIGGGNGTAGVAASSAAGAAVANPVIIAQINPAFEPVAASATALVAASVVVTAILVPIITALYAKRFARLPAPAAAEEATAESANH; encoded by the coding sequence ATGAGAATTAAAGCCACCATTGAACGCATCCCTGGTGGGATGATGTTGATTCCATTGCTACTGGGTGCGGTTGTAAATACCCTGGCACCGAATACCGGTGCTTATTTTGGTTCCTTTACAAAAGGCATGATTACCGGCACGGTACCGATTCTTGCGGTGTGGTTCTTCTGTATTGGGGCATCAATTGATTTACGCGCGACCGGTACGGTCCTGCGTAAATCCGGCACGCTGGTAATTACCAAAATTGCCGTGGCGTGGGCAGTGGCTATGATTGCTGCCTCGTTTATTCCGGATACCGGTATTCAGACCGGTTTCTTTGCCGGTCTTTCCGTACTGGCGATTGTTTCCGCGATGGATATGACCAACGGCGGTCTGTATGCCAGTCTGATGAACCAGTACGGTACGAAAGAAGAGTCCGGTGCGTTCGTCCTGATGTCTCTGGAATCCGGTCCGTTGATGACGATGGTGATTCTGGGCGCGGCGGGTCTGGGCTCCTTTGAACCGCATCACTTCATCGGCGCGGTGCTGCCATTCCTGGTAGGCTTCACGCTGGGCAACCTTGACCACGATCTGCGTGCGTTCTTCAGCAAAGCAACGCCGGTACTGATTCCGTTCTTCGGCTTTGCGCTGGGTAACACCATCAACCTGGGCGTGATTGTTGATACCGGTCTGCTGGGTATCCTGCTGGGCGTGGCGGTCATTATCATCACTGGTATTCCGCTGATTATTGCTGACCGCGTGATCGGTGGTGGTAATGGTACTGCGGGTGTCGCGGCGTCCTCTGCGGCAGGTGCCGCCGTCGCCAACCCGGTGATTATCGCGCAAATCAACCCGGCGTTTGAACCGGTCGCCGCCTCTGCGACGGCGCTGGTTGCAGCAAGCGTCGTGGTCACGGCGATTCTGGTGCCGATTATTACCGCGCTCTACGCCAAACGCTTCGCCAGACTTCCGGCGCCAGCAGCGGCGGAAGAAGCGACAGCGGAATCCGCAAACCACTAA
- the phnC gene encoding phosphonate ABC transporter ATP-binding protein, with translation METIIRVEKLSKTFNQHQALHAVDLNIGSGEMVALLGPSGSGKSTLLRHLSGLITGDKSPGSHVELLGRTVQHEGRLARDIRKSRAHTGYIFQQFNLVNRLTVLENVLIGALGSTPFWRTCFSWFSAEQKQRALQALTRVGMAHFAHQRVSTLSGGQQQRVAIARALMQQAKVILADEPIASLDPESARIVMDTLRDINQTDGITVVVTLHQVDYALRYCERIVALRQGHVFYDGSSQLFDNERFDHLYRSMNRVEQNAQAA, from the coding sequence ATGGAAACGATCATTCGCGTCGAGAAACTCTCCAAAACGTTTAATCAGCATCAGGCGCTGCATGCGGTTGATCTGAACATCGGTTCCGGTGAGATGGTGGCTCTGCTTGGGCCGTCAGGTTCCGGCAAATCCACCCTTTTACGTCATCTGAGCGGCTTAATTACCGGCGATAAATCGCCAGGTAGCCACGTCGAACTGCTCGGTCGCACCGTTCAGCATGAAGGCCGACTGGCGCGCGATATCCGCAAGAGCCGCGCGCATACCGGTTACATCTTCCAACAATTCAATCTGGTGAATCGCCTGACGGTGCTGGAGAACGTGCTGATTGGCGCGCTCGGCAGTACGCCGTTCTGGCGCACCTGCTTTAGCTGGTTTAGCGCAGAGCAGAAACAGCGCGCGCTTCAGGCACTGACCCGCGTCGGGATGGCACATTTTGCGCACCAGCGCGTCTCAACGCTCTCCGGCGGCCAGCAGCAGCGCGTGGCCATTGCCCGGGCGCTGATGCAACAGGCCAAAGTGATCCTCGCCGACGAGCCGATTGCCTCACTGGACCCGGAATCTGCGCGCATCGTGATGGATACCCTGCGCGACATCAACCAGACCGACGGCATTACCGTCGTCGTCACGCTGCATCAGGTGGATTACGCCCTGCGCTACTGCGAACGCATTGTCGCACTGCGTCAGGGACACGTCTTCTATGACGGCAGCAGCCAGCTCTTTGATAACGAACGGTTTGACCATCTCTACCGCAGCATGAACCGCGTCGAACAGAACGCGCAGGCTGCGTAA
- the proP gene encoding glycine betaine/L-proline transporter ProP, with translation MLKRKKVKPITLRDVTIIDDGKLRKAITAASLGNAMEWFDFGVYGFVAYALGKVFFPGADPSVQMIAALATFSVPFLIRPLGGLFFGMLGDKYGRQKILAITIVIMSISTFCIGLIPSYASIGIWAPVLLLLCKMAQGFSVGGEYTGASIFVAEYSPDRKRGFMGSWLDFGSIAGFVLGAGVVVLISTVVGEENFLEWGWRIPFFIALPLGIIGLYLRHALEETPAFQQHVEKLEQGDREGLQDGPKVSFKEIATKHWRSLLACIGLVIATNVTYYMLLTYMPSYLSHNLHYSEDHGVLIIIAIMIGMLFVQPVMGLLSDRFGRRPFVIMGSIALFALAIPAFILINSNIIGLIFAGLLMLAVILNCFTGVMASSLPAMFPTHIRYSALAAAFNISVLIAGLTPTLAAWLVESSQNLMMPAYYLMVIAVIGFITGITMKETANQPLKGATPAASDIQEAKEILGEHYDNIEQKIEDIDQEIADLQVKRTRLVQQHPRIDE, from the coding sequence ATGCTGAAAAGGAAAAAAGTAAAACCGATTACGCTTCGCGACGTCACGATTATCGATGACGGTAAATTGCGAAAGGCGATTACCGCAGCGTCGCTGGGTAACGCGATGGAGTGGTTTGATTTTGGGGTTTATGGGTTTGTTGCCTACGCATTAGGTAAAGTGTTCTTCCCGGGGGCCGACCCCAGCGTGCAGATGATTGCCGCCCTTGCTACCTTCTCTGTTCCCTTTCTGATTCGTCCGCTTGGCGGTTTGTTCTTCGGTATGCTTGGCGATAAATATGGTCGCCAGAAGATTCTTGCCATCACTATTGTGATTATGTCGATCAGTACCTTCTGTATCGGCCTGATCCCGTCCTACGCCTCGATAGGCATCTGGGCACCTGTCCTGCTGCTGTTGTGTAAGATGGCACAGGGCTTCTCTGTCGGCGGTGAGTACACCGGCGCGTCTATATTTGTGGCCGAGTATTCCCCGGACCGTAAACGCGGCTTTATGGGAAGCTGGCTGGATTTCGGCTCCATTGCCGGGTTCGTGCTGGGTGCGGGCGTGGTGGTACTGATTTCGACGGTGGTCGGGGAAGAGAACTTCCTGGAATGGGGCTGGCGTATTCCGTTCTTTATCGCCCTGCCGTTAGGGATTATCGGACTCTACCTGCGTCATGCGCTGGAAGAGACGCCGGCATTCCAGCAGCACGTTGAAAAACTGGAACAGGGCGATCGTGAAGGCTTGCAGGACGGACCGAAAGTCTCCTTTAAAGAGATTGCCACTAAGCACTGGCGCAGCCTGCTGGCCTGTATTGGCCTGGTGATTGCCACCAACGTCACCTACTACATGCTGCTGACCTATATGCCGAGCTACCTGTCGCATAACCTGCATTACTCTGAAGATCACGGCGTGCTGATTATCATCGCGATTATGATCGGGATGCTGTTTGTCCAGCCAGTGATGGGGTTGCTGAGTGACCGCTTTGGCCGTCGTCCGTTCGTGATCATGGGCAGTATCGCGCTGTTTGCGCTGGCGATTCCGGCCTTTATCCTGATTAACAGCAATATCATCGGCCTGATTTTTGCCGGTCTGCTGATGCTGGCGGTGATCCTCAACTGCTTTACCGGGGTGATGGCTTCTTCGCTGCCGGCCATGTTCCCAACGCACATTCGTTACAGCGCGCTAGCGGCGGCATTTAATATTTCGGTACTGATTGCCGGTCTGACGCCAACGCTGGCGGCCTGGCTGGTGGAAAGTTCGCAGAATCTGATGATGCCAGCTTACTACCTGATGGTGATTGCCGTGATTGGTTTCATTACCGGTATCACTATGAAAGAGACCGCGAACCAGCCGCTGAAAGGGGCAACGCCTGCCGCCTCGGATATTCAGGAAGCGAAAGAAATTCTCGGTGAGCACTACGATAACATTGAGCAGAAAATTGAGGATATCGATCAGGAGATTGCTGACCTGCAGGTGAAGCGTACGCGCCTGGTGCAGCAACATCCGCGGATTGACGAGTAA
- the yjdN gene encoding VOC family metalloprotein YjdN, with the protein MPLSPYISFAGNCADAIAYYQKTLGAELLYKISFGEMPKSAQDSEDGCPSAMTFPDTAIAHANLRIANSDIMMSDAISSDNAHYSGFTLVLDTQNVDEGKRWFDHLAAEGQIEMDWQETFWAHGFGKVSDRYGIPWMINVVKQPQPTE; encoded by the coding sequence ATGCCGTTAAGTCCCTACATCTCTTTTGCCGGAAACTGTGCTGACGCCATCGCGTATTATCAAAAGACGTTGGGTGCAGAACTCCTTTATAAAATCAGCTTCGGTGAAATGCCCAAATCGGCGCAGGACAGCGAAGACGGTTGCCCGTCCGCAATGACATTCCCCGATACCGCTATCGCCCATGCCAACCTGCGTATCGCCAATAGCGACATCATGATGAGTGATGCCATTTCATCGGACAACGCCCACTATTCTGGATTCACGCTGGTCCTCGACACGCAAAATGTCGATGAAGGGAAGCGCTGGTTTGACCATCTCGCCGCTGAGGGTCAAATCGAAATGGACTGGCAGGAAACCTTCTGGGCACATGGCTTTGGCAAAGTCAGCGATCGCTACGGCATACCGTGGATGATCAATGTCGTTAAACAACCCCAGCCAACCGAGTAA
- the pmrA gene encoding two-component system response regulator PmrA, producing MKILIVEDDTLLLQGLILAAQTEGYACDGVSTARAAEQCLETGHYSLVVLDLGLPDEDGLHFLTRIRQKKYTLPVLILTARDTLGDKISGLDVGADDYLVKPFALEELHARIRALLRRHNNQGESELIVGDLTLNMGRRQVWKAGEELILTPKEYALLSRLMLKAGSPVHREILYNDIYNWDNEPSTNTLEVHIHNLRDKVGKSRIRTVRGFGYMLVTTATEES from the coding sequence ATGAAAATACTGATTGTTGAAGACGATACGCTGCTTTTGCAGGGCTTGATTCTGGCGGCGCAAACTGAAGGATACGCCTGCGATGGTGTGTCGACCGCCCGCGCGGCTGAGCAATGCCTGGAGACCGGTCATTACAGTCTGGTGGTGCTGGACCTCGGTCTGCCTGACGAAGATGGCCTGCATTTTCTTACCCGCATCCGGCAGAAAAAATATACCCTGCCGGTGCTGATCCTCACCGCGCGTGACACGCTCGGCGATAAGATTTCCGGACTGGACGTCGGGGCGGATGATTATCTGGTGAAGCCTTTTGCGCTGGAAGAGTTGCACGCCCGTATTCGCGCGCTGCTGCGTCGTCACAATAACCAGGGCGAGAGTGAGCTGATCGTCGGCGACCTGACGCTGAACATGGGCCGTCGGCAGGTGTGGAAAGCGGGAGAAGAGTTAATCCTCACCCCCAAAGAGTACGCGCTGCTGTCACGCCTGATGTTGAAAGCGGGAAGTCCGGTGCACCGGGAAATTCTCTATAACGACATCTATAACTGGGATAACGAACCGTCGACCAACACCCTGGAAGTGCATATTCACAACCTGCGCGATAAAGTAGGAAAATCCCGTATTCGTACCGTGCGCGGCTTTGGCTACATGTTGGTGACGACCGCGACTGAGGAAAGCTAA
- the crfC gene encoding clamp-binding protein CrfC has translation MYTQTIYELSQEAERLLMLSLEHLKTVKKMPMATLEGASSLKREDDLNVQPMHFSSRGVDIQQSTLNNELRKISRLEMVLAIVGTMKAGKSTTINAIVGTEVLPNRNRPMTALPTLIRHTPGQKEPVLHFSHVAPIEALMKSLQESMHACDRQNLTQVLEIDKDMNGLMQRIERGEAFERHYLGAQPIFHFLKSLNDLVRLSKALEVDFPFSAYAAIEHIPVIEVEFVHLAGLENSPGQLTLLDTPGPNEAGQPHLQKMLNEQLARASAVLAVMDYTQLKSISDEEVRQAIAAVGKSVPLYALVNKFDQKDRNSDDEEQVRALISGTLMKGCINPAQIYPVSSMWGYLANRARHELANHGRLPDHEEQRWVQDFAEAALGRRWRSTDLDDIEHLRHAADLLWEDSLFEQPIRTLIHAAYANASLYALRSASHKLLNYAHSAREYLDFRYHCLTVAFDTLQQNIVRLEEDMQQLKVSQDSVSDEIHHEVELALTSANSFLNQQQATILRNIETFFSREQILQLSSGDSWSPLPQAELDGEMLVLHDETQAQVILSKLRAACEGVLLAAQENISRDLAIRFEQLEATLSRSLNEAMRPIEMRVKEELSHAGFRPRISFPAFHASMFNFTTRQLFNDAIAQQDHVESDESRVGGVRETFSRWLNQPNWRWNDYVDAKTRYLIDINALHQSLVEYVSHFCQQIRKALAAQVDVSVTAGMATFFADFSLCLAGLQESLRESLLVRQQNESAVQNLSQQLQHSIAASAWIYEDSRLLRDDIQTLFVAEHT, from the coding sequence ATGTACACACAGACAATATATGAATTAAGCCAGGAAGCGGAGCGCTTGCTGATGCTCTCTTTAGAGCATCTTAAGACCGTAAAAAAAATGCCAATGGCAACTCTGGAGGGCGCTTCCTCATTAAAGCGTGAGGATGACCTTAACGTTCAGCCCATGCATTTCAGCTCCCGTGGGGTTGATATCCAGCAGTCCACGCTGAACAATGAGTTGCGAAAAATCTCGCGACTGGAAATGGTGCTGGCGATCGTCGGTACCATGAAAGCGGGAAAATCGACAACGATCAATGCCATTGTCGGGACGGAAGTCCTGCCCAATCGCAATCGTCCGATGACGGCGTTGCCGACGTTGATCCGCCATACACCCGGTCAGAAAGAACCGGTGCTGCATTTTTCCCACGTTGCGCCCATCGAAGCGCTGATGAAGAGCCTGCAAGAGAGCATGCATGCCTGCGATCGGCAGAATCTGACGCAGGTGCTGGAAATTGATAAAGACATGAACGGCCTCATGCAGCGCATCGAAAGAGGGGAAGCGTTTGAGCGCCACTATCTCGGTGCGCAACCGATCTTTCACTTTCTGAAAAGCCTCAACGATCTGGTGCGCTTATCGAAAGCGCTGGAGGTCGATTTTCCTTTTTCTGCCTATGCGGCGATTGAGCATATTCCAGTGATTGAGGTGGAATTTGTGCATCTGGCGGGACTGGAGAACTCTCCGGGCCAACTGACGTTACTGGATACGCCGGGGCCAAACGAAGCCGGGCAGCCGCACCTGCAAAAAATGCTCAATGAGCAACTGGCTCGCGCCTCCGCCGTGCTGGCGGTGATGGACTATACGCAGCTGAAATCGATTTCCGATGAAGAGGTACGCCAGGCCATCGCCGCGGTAGGAAAATCGGTGCCGCTGTATGCGCTGGTGAATAAATTTGACCAGAAAGATCGCAACAGTGATGACGAAGAGCAGGTGAGGGCGTTGATTTCCGGCACCCTGATGAAGGGCTGTATTAACCCGGCGCAGATTTATCCGGTCTCTTCGATGTGGGGATATCTGGCCAACCGGGCGCGTCATGAGCTGGCAAACCACGGCCGTCTGCCGGATCACGAGGAGCAGCGCTGGGTGCAGGACTTTGCCGAAGCGGCGCTCGGTCGGCGCTGGCGAAGCACCGATCTGGATGATATCGAACACCTTCGCCACGCTGCGGACTTGCTGTGGGAAGATTCGCTGTTCGAACAGCCGATCCGAACCTTAATTCATGCCGCTTATGCCAATGCCTCGCTGTATGCGTTGCGTTCCGCCTCGCATAAATTACTGAATTACGCCCACAGCGCTCGCGAATATCTGGATTTCCGCTATCACTGTCTGACGGTGGCTTTTGACACGCTGCAACAAAATATCGTGCGTCTGGAAGAGGACATGCAGCAACTGAAGGTGAGTCAGGACAGCGTCAGTGATGAGATCCACCATGAGGTCGAACTGGCGTTAACGTCGGCCAACAGCTTTCTCAACCAGCAACAGGCCACGATTTTGCGCAACATCGAGACCTTTTTCAGCCGTGAGCAGATTCTGCAACTGTCGAGCGGCGATAGCTGGTCGCCACTGCCGCAGGCGGAGCTTGACGGGGAGATGCTGGTGCTGCACGACGAAACGCAGGCGCAGGTGATCCTCAGTAAGTTGCGTGCCGCCTGTGAGGGCGTCCTGCTGGCGGCGCAGGAAAATATCAGCCGCGATCTGGCAATACGTTTTGAACAACTGGAAGCAACCCTCAGCCGCTCACTGAATGAGGCGATGCGCCCCATCGAAATGCGGGTGAAAGAGGAGTTGAGTCATGCGGGATTTCGCCCCAGAATCAGCTTCCCGGCCTTTCATGCCTCGATGTTTAACTTCACGACGCGACAGTTGTTCAACGATGCGATCGCCCAGCAGGACCACGTCGAAAGTGACGAATCCCGCGTGGGTGGGGTGCGTGAGACCTTCTCCCGCTGGCTGAATCAGCCGAACTGGCGCTGGAATGACTATGTTGACGCGAAAACACGCTATCTGATTGATATCAATGCGCTGCACCAGAGCCTGGTGGAGTACGTCAGCCACTTCTGCCAACAAATTCGTAAAGCTTTAGCCGCGCAGGTCGATGTTTCCGTTACGGCAGGTATGGCAACCTTTTTTGCCGATTTCTCATTGTGCCTGGCGGGATTGCAGGAGAGCCTGCGCGAGAGCTTGCTGGTTCGCCAGCAAAATGAATCGGCTGTTCAGAATCTGAGTCAGCAGTTGCAGCACAGTATTGCCGCCAGCGCCTGGATTTATGAAGACTCTCGCCTGCTCCGTGACGACATTCAAACCCTTTTTGTGGCCGAACACACATGA
- a CDS encoding zinc ribbon domain-containing protein YjdM, whose protein sequence is MSLPHCPQCNSEYTYEDNGMYICPECAHEWNDAEPAHEDDAPIVKDANGNLLADGDSVTVVKDLKVKGSSSMLKIGTKVKNIRLVEGDHNIDCKIDGFGPMKLKSEFVKKN, encoded by the coding sequence ATGTCATTACCCCACTGCCCACAATGCAACTCCGAATACACTTACGAAGATAACGGCATGTACATCTGCCCGGAATGTGCCCACGAATGGAACGATGCGGAACCGGCGCACGAAGACGACGCACCGATCGTGAAAGATGCCAACGGCAATCTGCTGGCTGATGGCGACAGCGTCACCGTCGTGAAAGATCTGAAAGTGAAAGGCAGCTCCTCGATGCTGAAAATCGGCACGAAAGTGAAAAACATTCGTCTGGTGGAAGGCGACCACAACATCGATTGCAAAATTGATGGATTTGGCCCGATGAAACTGAAATCAGAATTCGTGAAAAAGAACTGA
- the pmrR gene encoding LpxT activity modulator PmrR has protein sequence MKQRIYESVTTVFSVLIVSSFLYIWVSTY, from the coding sequence ATGAAACAGCGTATTTATGAAAGTGTAACGACCGTATTCAGCGTACTGATTGTCAGTAGCTTCCTGTACATTTGGGTCTCAACCTACTAA